gaaagagacagaggtAAACGAACCGGGCTATATTTGCATATTGGCGTTACACAGCAAATCCTAACCACTTGATTAAAACGCTTTATTGCGGATAAATTGAACAACATTTGCTGATCGCTAAGAATCTTACTCTTTCTACGGGAGTTTCCAAAACTGTATATAACTTGTATACAACACTAAGTATGAGTCATGACGTCAGTAATCCACTAACTATAATCACAAGTTGTGATTGTTGATCAACTGTCTGGCACCGTTATCACAATATAGTACTACATTTCCTCTCTggtattacatattacatagtACACAATAATAAGAAAGTATCTCCAAGTGAAATCAGTGATTTTAAATGTCTCAGAAATGATTAAGTTTTGAAAAATAGTTCaaatgtagaaatttaaaaaattgtaacagtTTCTCCTACATGGATCTTCTACATTTAATCACAGTAACAATTGCCACAATTGACGCAACAATAGCTATGTGGCTCACAAAAGCAACAGACACATGATGTACAATGACACAGTTATCTAGACAATCATAGCAGATATTGTTTATACTTCACTCGAGTCAGAATGAAATTCtatttagaaatatgaaatagtaacttgtactttatttttatgtatttctatttAGGAAATTTCTATAGCTTTAAGAAAAAACAGTTCTGAAAAAAAACACTTATGGAACCTTTGCATTAAGTGTATTTGGACCAAATACATACTACTAAGAACTAGCCATAGCGGAGAACAAGTGGGTAGAAAAATTACTATGGaaacaaatatctttaaaCTAAATTATTCTACATTAATGTTCCTTAAATATTGCTAATCTAAAAGAGGAACAGTAAAGAAAAGTAGCTTtgcaatgaaataaaaattcatctatGTTTTTTGTATAAGATATATGtatctttcataaaataaatgttattttgcAGATTATTATGACTTTAATcagaacaattttttattattaatacaaatattttatttatattataataatattgtaacaataatataaaatcaattattacacaagtaataattttaatgaaaaatattttagataaaagTTGGGTGGTTTCAAGGAAAACATAATTTGATgtgattatttttttttttataaaagaatgcATAGAGAACTCATGAAagttaaaatagtttttttctGAGAAATAGAACTATATATCCTTTTTACACGTATCGATTTTGCGAAACATTCTACGTCAAAACCTATTAAGATACAACATTAAAGAAATcaatgattaaattaaaaaatgaaatatttaatataaaaatctgaaataatGCTCGAATTATTGATTTTGTTGATATTGCACTTGTATACTTTGCTACAGAACTTAACCTAAATATATCCAAAATTGTAGAAGTACAATATATAATGTCGAAAATATCTTTGCGAATTTGTCAAAGTCATGATATGACATAATTTTTGGCGTTATTTTTGaatagtttataattaaaaagtcgCTTAGTTTCGAAttgtacataatagtacaacTCTTCAAGAATGGAGAAATGCCTCTGCCACTTGCTGTATgatttcttaaaattgtaaaactcaATTTTTATGAAGTTGTTTTTTTATGTGACAAATAGCTTTTTGCAAAAACTAATAAATGTTTGGGAACGAAATATGGTACACTTTTCAAGAATGATAAAAGCTACGTTTATATAAAGTTTCGACTTCgtatattcaattttacatGAATAATTGACATTTGAAAAAAGTGCGTTTTTGAACAGTTTATATTTGCTTACGGCTCAACGAGCTAACCAATCTTAACGTTCGATATCTCATttgatagatatttttaatatctacgACTTTTATTCTAAACTTTTTGTGGATCGATTATTACGTTTATTGTTACATGCAAAAAATCTGTTTTTAGCAACTTTGAAGATTGTTTACAGAATCTGTGCAAAAAATTTTGAATGGCAGATGTATAGGATCtgtttctgaaaatttcaGATACgattttttgcaaaatttggGCCATTTTGGGGCTAATTTGATTGAACTAGTAAAGTTTTAActtgaagataaaaaataagataagaatataaaaaattaatgaagtcattgcataaatatttgaatgtgAATATAATAAGaagtaacataaaataataatgttttctcacgttatatgttaacagataattaaaattataaatatctattttacaatatatatagtttgtatgtaaaaaatacattCATATATATTGTGTAATTTATATCACATACACTTAGTAATGTGTACATTATTTCagtatatttgtttttattaatctcATTGTGGCTtcatactacatatatataaaatacatacatagaaCATATGATCTGCATGGActactatatatacatatatatttttttcgaaCATGATATGTAAACAAcatgaaacataaattttttgataattaatcaTACTTTGAAATGTACACACTTTTACATGGGTTGTACAAGTATCTTGTGCAAaaagatgaatattttatattaatattaggcCTCGATAATGCAGGGAAAACggtgagaaattaaaaagctgTGTAATTGTGGTTAAGTAAACAAATTCGTTTCTAAATAGTTTTTGAATCCATAGACATATTTAGAGGCGgcgaaaacaaaatttacaaagaattaCAAAGGTATGAATCCTTGCAAAATTACAACAACCGTTGgtttaaatattggaaaaattgatatagCTGGtgttcgttttaatttctgGGATCTTGGTGGACAAGAGGAACTTCGATCACTGTGGGATAAGGTAACTGATAATTTGATATAtacctatttattttattgcaagaaattatatatattttatgtttatagtATTATGCAGAATCACATGCTGTCATTTATATAGTTGATTCATCAGATCGAGAAAAAATACCTGAAtctaaagaaacttttggtaaagtttgaaaaaaatagaatatacattgaattataatattttttattggacaaatatttatattttattacagataGAGTTATATCGTCAGAACACTTAATAGGTGTACCACTTTTAGTCTTAGCTAATAAGCAGGATGTGCCTGATTGTATGGGTGTTAGAGAAGTAAAaccaatttttaatcaaaatgcACACCTAATAGGTAGAAGAGATTGTATGGTGATGCCTGTTTCTGCTTTGAATGggtatgtaaatttttagacttatttattttaattttgttttcttttattgaaattaaattatattatgtacttatttatattaatatgattttataagttacatataattgttTTAAGTTTCTAGTGTAATGACATAAATAACTAAttgataaatgaataaaatatgaattacaaagaaaattgcttaaaaagaata
This Bombus pascuorum chromosome 1, iyBomPasc1.1, whole genome shotgun sequence DNA region includes the following protein-coding sequences:
- the LOC132913641 gene encoding ADP-ribosylation factor-related protein 1, whose amino-acid sequence is MYTLLHGLYKYLVQKDEYFILILGLDNAGKTTYLEAAKTKFTKNYKGMNPCKITTTVGLNIGKIDIAGVRFNFWDLGGQEELRSLWDKYYAESHAVIYIVDSSDREKIPESKETFDRVISSEHLIGVPLLVLANKQDVPDCMGVREVKPIFNQNAHLIGRRDCMVMPVSALNGDGIDEGIHWLVDCVKRNNDVRPPRNQNDNCLS